GTGGCCCATGTCGTTCATTTGCACCCATTTTTGAGAAAGTATCCGAAAACCACCCTGACATCGTGTTCGCCAAGGTGAATACCGAGGAAGAGCAGGAGTTGGCGGGACATTTCCAGATCCGTTCCATTCCGACACTGATGATTTTCCGTGAGCAGGTCATCCTGTTTGCTGAAGCCGGCATGTTGAGCGAGCCGCAACTGGAACAGGTTATCAGTAAGGTGCGGGAGCTGGACATGGCCAAGGTTCACGCTGATATTGCTGCCCAGCAGCAACAGTAATTCCCTCTATTGGCCAGTGCAGGGGTGTAAGGTTGCGCCCCTGTCTGGCTTGCTAAATTCCCCACAAGGCGAAGAAGCTGACAAAGCCGATAGCCAAAATGCCGTAAAATTCGGCAACCCTGCCCCGGCCAATCGGAACCAGGGAAGACCGTGTTCCGGTAGGTGAATCCACAAACCTGACATTATCCAGGTCGTCCAGCAACAAATGCAGCACATAGCTGGCACTGGAAGCCAGGAATGCCGGCAGCGCCGCTGCATCCCCTGCTGTCAGGTAAGCAACCCACGCCACCCCCAAAGACAGGCAAACGGCCGCCAATACCGAGTGGGTATGCCCACCGCGCTTCATGATCTGATGCAACAGTTCCCAGAAACGGGACACCATGAACACTGCCACGGGGATTGCCAGCAGCAAATCAGTTGGCCGGTAAATGAACTGGATGACCGGCACAATGAAGGCAGCCAGGCCGCTGAACCAGCGCACAACCCTGAAACCGCTGGAATGGGTGTTATCAATGTCTGGCAGCAGGCCGCCGATATAACCACTGAGTGTGATAACAGCCAGAACTTCCCACCCCAACTGTGGTGCAAATGTGCTTGAAATGGTTGCGGCTCCGATGCCTGCTGCCAGCGCTGCCAGATGATACGAACTGTACTCTGCCATGATGATGCCCCTGTTAGCTGAAATTTGTTTTTACAATGCGTGCCCCACTAGGCTTTACCAGCTTCTGGATAAAGCTATAAACTCTTAGTAAAGATCAGGCCGAATAAGTTCCGGCCTCTTCTCTACCCCGTTGTTGTGTGTCTGAACCCTTGGGGAAAGGGGCAGCTTCCTCTCCTAGCGATTAGTTATGTATGCGGTGGTATTGCGCAAAAAAAAGGAGGGAGACAAGCTCCCTCGTTCGGGCTTTTGCGTCGAATTGGATGAATTATTTTTATTAATGACGTGGTGAAGTTTATGACAACAAAGCTGAATGGGGGATAAATGATCAGCAATAAAACAGGCTGCCAGGGTTTTTTATTTGCTGCTACAATCGTTGCCTATGTCAGGAAATAGCTTTGGAAAACTGTTTACCGTGACCTCCTTCGGCGAGAGTCACGGCCCCGCAATCGGTTGCATCGTGGATGGCTGCCCGCCCGGACTCGCCCTCACGGAAGCCGATATTCAAATCGACCTTGACCGGCGCAAACCAGGGCAAAGCCGTCACACGACCCAACGGCGCGAGCCTGACGAGGTGCAAATCCTCTCCGGCGTGTTTGAAGGCAGGACAACCGGAACGCCGATTGCCTTGCTGATCCAGAATACTGACCAGCGCTCCAAGGATTACAGCGACATCATGGATCGCTTCCGCCCCGGCCACGCGGATTACACGTATTACAAGAAATACGGTTTCCGCGATTACCGGGGTGGCGGGCGTTCTTCAGCGCGGGAAACCGCCATGCGGGTAGCGGCGGGTTCCATTGCCAAAAAGTGGTTGCTGGAACGTTACGGCGTCGTGATCCGCGGGTATCTCTCGCAGCTTGGCCCGATTGAAGCGGAAGCGCTGGATTGGGATGAAATCGCCAACAACCCGTTTTTCTGCCCCGACGCGAGCAAGGTGCAGGCGATGGAAACCTACATGGATGACTTGCGCAAGGAAGGCAACTCCGTCGGCGCAAAGATCACCACGGTCGCCTCCAATGTGCCACCGGGCTGGGGTGAGCCTATTTTCGATCGGCTGGATGCGGACATTGCCCATGCGATGATGTCGGTCAATGCGGCCAAAGGCGTGGAAATCGGTGCGGGTTTCGCCTGTGTGGCGCAAAAAGGTACGGAGCACCGCGATGAAATCACTATGGAGGGCTTCCTCGGCAACCAGGCGGGCGGTATCTTGGGCGGCATTTCGTCGGGGCAGGAAATCATCGTGCATACCGCTTTCAAGCCGACCTCCAGTATGCGCATTCCAGGCCGCACGGTGAATCTGGATGGCGAGCCGGTGGAAGTCATTACCAAAGGTCGCCATGACCCCTGCGTGGGCATCCGCGCCACGCCGATTTGCGAGGCGATGCTGGCTATCACGCTGATGGATCACGCCCTGCGTCATCGCGCGCAAAATGCGGATGTAGTGACTGAATTGCCGGATATTCCTGCTTCGCCTTGAATGTTCCAGTCTCCAGCTTAGACCCTCAGACAAAGCCGCCTTACGGGCGGCTTTCGGTTTTCTATTTCGCTTACTTCGCCGCGTTGGGTGTGTTCGTGCCTTACTGGACGGTATACCTGAAAAAAGCCGCCGGTTTTTCGCCCGCTCAAATCGGTGAGTTGATGGCGGTTTTCATGGCCACCAAGGTAGTTGCACCATTCCTCTGGGGCTGGTTGGCAGACCATTCCGGAAAGCGTTTGCGCATTATCCGTCTGGCCAGTCTGCTGGCGGTAGCTTGTTTTGCCGGGGCGTACTGGCGGCAGGATTACGGGTGGATGGCTTTGGTGATGGCCGGTTTCGGCTTTTTCTGGAATGCGTCGTTACCGCAGTTTGAGGCGTTGACCCTCAATCATCTGGGGGCGCAGGTCGGGCGTTACAGCTCGATACGGTTGTGGGGTTCCGTTGGTTTTATTGTGATGGTGGCAGGTTTGCCGACGCTATTGGCAAGCCACGGGATCGGGCTGGTAGTGGATGCCATGCTGCTGCTATTCCTGGGCATCTGGTTGTCAACCTGGCTGGTGCGGGACAAGCCACACGCTACCCATGCCGTCAGGAGCAGCCGTTTGCGTGAAGTGTTGCGGCAACCGGCGGTGTGGATATTGTTGCTGGCGTGTGCGCTCCAGCAGGCCAGCCATGGTGTTTACTACACCTTTTTCAGCATCTATCTGGAAGATCACGGCTATTCGCGCAGCTTCACCGGCTGGATGTGGGCGTTAGGGGTGATTGCCGAAGTGGTGCTGTTCCTGTTCATGCACCGTTTGATCCATCGCTTCGGCGCGGCGCGGCTGTTTATGTTGGCTATGTTCTTGACCGGTTTGCGCTGGGTGGTGCTGGGAACCTGGGTTGATGACATGCCGGTGCTGATGATTTCGCAAGGGCTTCATGCGGCCACTTACGGGTTGTTCCATGCTTCTGCTATCCACCTGATTCACCACCAGTTTCCGGGAAAATTGCAGGGCAGGGGGCAAGCGCTCTATTCCGGCCTCAGTTATGGTGCGGGTGGGGCAATGGGGAGTTTGTTGAGCGGCTATGCGTGGGAATACCTTGGCTCTGCCCAAACCTTTTATGCGGCTACCCTGGTGGTCGGGGTCGGCTGGCTGTTGGCTATGGTCTACGTGCGCGAGGAGGAAGCCGATGCCGTCAGCTCATGAGCCGTTGCAGGAAGCGGTCATCCGTTGTCAACTTGATGCGGGGGTAATGTCTGCACTAGGGGGTATCCATGTCTTCCCACAACTGGATTCCACCAACCGCTGGGCTTTGCAGCAGGGGCAGTGTGGCGATGTGTGCCTGGCCGAGCAACAGACTGCCGGGCGGGGTCGCCGTGGCCGTCAGTGGCAATCGCCGCCGGGCGTCAACCTGTATGTTTCGCTGCGCTGGTGCTTTGGGCAAGTCCCAGAACATTTGCCGTTGCTGAGTCTGGTGACTGGCTTGGCGGTGGCGGAGGCGCTCGAAGATTGCGCGATCCAGGGGCATGGCCTGAAATGGCCGAACGATGTGTACTATGATGGGAAGAAGCTGGGTGGAATCTTGTTGGAGGCGGTGGGCGCACTTGAGCAAATCGTCATCGGCATCGGCCTGAATGTGAACATGCCAGCACAGGCGGGCAGGGGCATAGAACAGCCCTGGGTCAGCCTGCAA
The sequence above is drawn from the Thiothrix nivea DSM 5205 genome and encodes:
- the trxA gene encoding thioredoxin, producing MAAEEMTAQTFEETITGNDIVIIDFWAPWCGPCRSFAPIFEKVSENHPDIVFAKVNTEEEQELAGHFQIRSIPTLMIFREQVILFAEAGMLSEPQLEQVISKVRELDMAKVHADIAAQQQQ
- a CDS encoding metal-dependent hydrolase; its protein translation is MAEYSSYHLAALAAGIGAATISSTFAPQLGWEVLAVITLSGYIGGLLPDIDNTHSSGFRVVRWFSGLAAFIVPVIQFIYRPTDLLLAIPVAVFMVSRFWELLHQIMKRGGHTHSVLAAVCLSLGVAWVAYLTAGDAAALPAFLASSASYVLHLLLDDLDNVRFVDSPTGTRSSLVPIGRGRVAEFYGILAIGFVSFFALWGI
- the aroC gene encoding chorismate synthase, which gives rise to MSGNSFGKLFTVTSFGESHGPAIGCIVDGCPPGLALTEADIQIDLDRRKPGQSRHTTQRREPDEVQILSGVFEGRTTGTPIALLIQNTDQRSKDYSDIMDRFRPGHADYTYYKKYGFRDYRGGGRSSARETAMRVAAGSIAKKWLLERYGVVIRGYLSQLGPIEAEALDWDEIANNPFFCPDASKVQAMETYMDDLRKEGNSVGAKITTVASNVPPGWGEPIFDRLDADIAHAMMSVNAAKGVEIGAGFACVAQKGTEHRDEITMEGFLGNQAGGILGGISSGQEIIVHTAFKPTSSMRIPGRTVNLDGEPVEVITKGRHDPCVGIRATPICEAMLAITLMDHALRHRAQNADVVTELPDIPASP
- a CDS encoding MFS transporter → MNVPVSSLDPQTKPPYGRLSVFYFAYFAALGVFVPYWTVYLKKAAGFSPAQIGELMAVFMATKVVAPFLWGWLADHSGKRLRIIRLASLLAVACFAGAYWRQDYGWMALVMAGFGFFWNASLPQFEALTLNHLGAQVGRYSSIRLWGSVGFIVMVAGLPTLLASHGIGLVVDAMLLLFLGIWLSTWLVRDKPHATHAVRSSRLREVLRQPAVWILLLACALQQASHGVYYTFFSIYLEDHGYSRSFTGWMWALGVIAEVVLFLFMHRLIHRFGAARLFMLAMFLTGLRWVVLGTWVDDMPVLMISQGLHAATYGLFHASAIHLIHHQFPGKLQGRGQALYSGLSYGAGGAMGSLLSGYAWEYLGSAQTFYAATLVVGVGWLLAMVYVREEEADAVSS
- a CDS encoding biotin--[acetyl-CoA-carboxylase] ligase; this encodes MPSAHEPLQEAVIRCQLDAGVMSALGGIHVFPQLDSTNRWALQQGQCGDVCLAEQQTAGRGRRGRQWQSPPGVNLYVSLRWCFGQVPEHLPLLSLVTGLAVAEALEDCAIQGHGLKWPNDVYYDGKKLGGILLEAVGALEQIVIGIGLNVNMPAQAGRGIEQPWVSLQMASGKLVDRNHLAAAVLNRLLPRLQGFPGLDMVQFQRDWQAWDVLDQREVRVLSGSDLLEGLASGVDHRGQLRIKLKDGLIKNLSSADVSVRI